A region from the Triticum aestivum cultivar Chinese Spring chromosome 3D, IWGSC CS RefSeq v2.1, whole genome shotgun sequence genome encodes:
- the LOC123074637 gene encoding uncharacterized protein, with amino-acid sequence MASKDHGGGAPREDGSDDCGCGSWTIALLLYTSFWLVMMYLPPMDSLPGIRELDGSPPCNDDKPTTCSVELAGARGLEPALAPGATSPAFGLVVHVDNGHVYELCHGGGDVVVSYAGVPLARGRTPGFRLAAKSTGWWAVNVTGAGLGIPADLSRLMTAERRWEVAQLEIDMGLAWQSFTCDVLVDGQPGASPCRLA; translated from the coding sequence ATGGCATCCAAGGACCATGGAGGCGGCGCTCCTCGGGAAGACGGATCTGACGACTGCGGCTGCGGGTCCTGGACGATAGCTCTGCTCCTGTACACGTCCTTCTGGCTGGTCATGATGTACCTGCCGCCCATGGATTCCTTGCCCGGGATCCGGGAGCTCGACGGCTCGCCGCCATGCAACGACGACAAGCCGACCACGTGCTCCGTGGAGCTAGCCGGCGCCAGGGGGCTCGAGCCGGCGCTGGCTCCGGGCGCGACCTCGCCGGCCTTCGGCCTCGTCGTGCACGTCGACAACGGCCACGTCTACGAGCTGTGCCATGGCGGCGGCGACGTCGTCGTGTCCTACGCGGGCGTGCCCCTCGCGCGCGGGCGCACGCCCGGCTTCCGGCTGGCGGCCAAGAGCACGGGGTGGTGGGCGGTGAACGTGACGGGCGCGGGGCTGGGGATCCCGGCGGATTTGTCTCGCCTCATGACTGCGGAGCGGAGATGGGAGGTGGCGCAGCTGGAGATCGACATGGGCCTGGCCTGGCAGTCCTTCACGTGCGACGTTTTGGTTGACGGGCAACCCGGCGCATCACCGTGCAGGCTAGCATAA
- the LOC123078831 gene encoding protein REVERSION-TO-ETHYLENE SENSITIVITY1, with product MLTEVFSSMEAEADFDVEDSRSNNELQELWPVGEIDPKRGRFPCCIVWTPLPVVSWLAPYIGHVGICQEDGSVLDFAGSNLVSMDNFAYGSVARYLQLDRKKCCFPANLAAHVCEWSYKHTEVGTATSWDGALQLGTRHFQHKYYNLFTCNCYSFVANCLNRLAHGGSAEWNVLNVAALVWLHGEWVDKMSIVRSFAPFVTVTCIGIFMAGWSFLIGILAFCLLLIGWFVFAVYCTKGLVC from the exons ATGTTAACTGAAGTATTTTCCTCGATGGAGGCTGAAGCTGATTTTGATGTTGAAGATTCCAGATCAAACAATGAACTGCAGGAGTTGTGGCCAGTTGGTGAGATAGACCCAAAGAGAGGGCGATTCCCTTGTTGCATTGTCTGGACTCCTCTTCCTGTAGTTTCATGGCTTGCTCCTTACATAGGGCATGTTGGAATCTGTCAGGAGGATGGATCTGTCCTGGATTTTGCTGGTTCAAATTTAGTGAGCATGGATAATTTTGCATATGGTTCTGTCGCTAGATACCTCCAGCTGGACAGAAAGAAG TGCTGCTTTCCTGCTAATCTGGCGGCACATGTATGCGAGTGGTCATACAAACACACAGAAGTTGGAACAGCAACATCATGGGATGGAGCCCTGCAACTGGGCACGAGACATTTCCAGCACAAATACTACAACCTGTTCACCTGCAACTGTTACTCATTCGTGGCAAACTGCCTGAACCGGCTTGCCCACGGTGGTTCGGCGGAGTGGAATGTTTTGAATGTGGCAGCTCTTGTTTGGCTGCACGGCGAGTGGGTGGACAAAATGTCTATCGTTCGGTCATTCGCGCCATTCGTAACTGTGACGTGCATCGGTATTTTTATGGCCGGCTGGTCTTTCCTAATAGGGATATTGGCGTTCTGTTTGCTTCTGATAGGGTGGTTTGTCTTTGCTGTATACTGCACGAAAGGTTTGGTGTGCTGA